A window of Verrucomicrobiota bacterium genomic DNA:
CTCGGCGAACCGGTCGCTCAAGACCACCTGGCCCGCCGCCAGCGCCGGCTCGATGACCTGCTCGACGTGCTGCGCGCGCGCCGCGTTCATGAGCAGCAGCTCGGTCCGTGCCGTCATCTCGCCGTGCGCGAGATCGAACAGCAGCTCGCGGATCCGGCTGCCGATCTCGGTCCCGCCCGGCTCGAACGTCACGACGACGTCGCGCCCCGTCGAGCGCAGCCATGCCGCCAGCCGCTCGATCTGCGTCGTCTTGCCCGAGCCTTCCGGCCCCTCGAATGTAATGAACGTTCCGCGGGTCATGGTTCCTCACAGCACAGGTCGGACAGACGCGCAGTCACTCGGGGACAGGACTGATCTATGCCATCTGTGCAATCTGTGGCCACCTCATCCCTTCTTGATCCGGTAGCCGCCGGGGACGTCTTCGACCGTGTAGCCGCGCGCGGTGATGGCGTCGCGGATGGCGTCGGCTCTGGCGAAGTCGCGCGCCTTGCGGGCGGCTTGACGCTCCTCGACGAGCTTCGTGATCTCGGCGGGGATCTCGGCCTCCTTGCCGAACCGGATCACGCCGAGCACGGCGTCAATCTCGTCGAGAAATGCGACGGCCTCCTGTGCCTCGCCGGCGCTTACCGGGCTGTCGGCGAGCAGCTTGTTCACATCGCGGACGAAGTCGAAAAGCGCGGCGACGCTCACGGCGATGTTCAGGTCGTCATCGAGGCCATCGCCAAACTGCTGCCGGGTCTTCTCGACAAGCGGGCGCACCAGCCCATTCTCCTCGCCGCCGCGCTTCGCCGCCGTCTCCTCGAGCTTGAGCAGGCAGTCGTCGATGCGCTCGAGGCTTGCCTTGGCCGAGTCAAGGCCGTCGAAGGTGAAGTTGAGCCGCGCGCGGTAATGGGTCGTCAGGAGCAGCCAGCGGATCTGGCGGCCCGTGTAGCCTTTGTCGAGCAGGTCGCGGAGCGTGAAGAAGTTGCCGAAGCTCTTGGCCATCTTCCGCCCCTCGACGATGAGGTGCTCGTTGTGGAGCCAGTAGTTGACGAACTTCTCGCCCGAGTAGCTCTCGCTCTGGGCGATCTCGTTCTGATGGTGGGGGAAGATGTTGTCCACGCCACCGGTGTGGATGTCGAAATGCGGCCCGAGGTAGTGCATCGCCATCGCCGAGCACTCGATGTGCCAGCCGGGCCGCCCCGGGCCCCACGGGCTGTCCCACTTCACGTCGCCGTCGTCGGGATCCCACCCCTTCCACAGCGCGAAGTCGGCGGCGGTCTCCTTGTCGTACTCGTCCTGGGCGACGCGCGCGCCGGCCCTGAGCTCATCCAGGTTGATGTGCGCCAGCTCGCCGTAGCCCGGGAACCGGGCGATGCTGAAGTAGACGCTGCCGTCGTCGGTGCGGTAGGCGAAGCCCTTCTCTTCGAGGCCCTTAATGATATTGACCATCGCCTCGACGAACTCGGTCGCCCGCGGGTATTGCTCGGCACGCTCGATGTTGAGCGTATCGAGGTCCTCGAAGAACGCGTCAATGTACTTCTTCGTGTACTCCCCCAGGGGGATGCCGGCCTCGCGCGAGGCACGGATCGTCTTGTCCTCAACGTCGGTCAGGTTCATGACCTGGGTGACCGCGTAGCCCTTGTACTTGAGCGTGCGGCGCAGCAGGTCCTCGAACAAGTAGGCGCGGAAGTTGCCCAGGTGCGCGTAGTTGTAGACGGTCGGGCCGCAGGTATAGAGGCCCACCTTGCCCGGCTCGATCGGTTCGAACTCGCGTGCGGTGCGGGTCAAGGTGTCGAAGAAACGCAGCGCCACGGCTTCCTCCTCACGGTATCGGTCGAACGGCGTCAGCTCGGCGTGCGAAGCGCGAGCATGGCCCAAGCTGTTACGAAGGAACGGCCGACTATACACGACTGGCGCCGGACTTGGCCAGTCATGCTGCGCAGGTGCGATGCTGCTCCAAGACGGGTTGAAACAAGCTGCGTCCCGGCATGTCTTGCTCGAAAGGCCGAACGCTGACGACCGTCTGACCAGCGGGCCGCTATTCGACAACTCCTGCCGCTCGAGAGATCGGTCCAGCCCGAGGTCTGCAATGGTGAGCGTGCAGCCTCTGGCAGACTGATGACTGGACCTCACACGCCGGGATGGTCCATGTTCGGCACGTCACCGGGGCCCTAGTCTGGTGCCCCCCCCCCACTACACAAAAAAGGCTCGCGCCAAAGGTCGGCGCGAGCCCTGGAACTCGTCAATCCAACTACTTCTGCTGCTCGGCGTAGAACGGGTCAAGGTACATGGCGAATGAGGCGCCCTCGTTACACCCGACGTCCCCGGCCTTCTTCTCGAGTTCGCGCTTGACATCCGTGTAGGCCAGGACCGATCCATCGCCATAGCCCACGTTGTACATGGTCTTGTGGCAGTACTGGCCGAAGTCGTGGGCGAAGATATCGCTGATCATCGCCTTGTCATTCCATGATGCAGCGCTGGCCCCGATCCCATCGCACCAGCTGTGGCTTGATGGCACCGGGTCATCGTAGGAATCACGGTAGTCATAGCTGGCGTTCACGCAGTAGTTGTTGCTTCCGTCGTGCCACCCCTCCATGCTGAGGGGGTTCACGATCTTCGAGTATGCGAACCATCCATCCCCGCTCGTCTCCGGACGCATGGACGGGCAGAAGTAGGAATTGTCCTCGCTCCGCGGGACCGGAATGGTGCCGTCCAGCATGAGGTAGCCGTGGTTCGTTACCCAATCATACTTGTCCGAGGGCGTGGTGGTGAGGAGCTTCCTGCGCATATTCCCGTAGCCCCTGGAGAAGATGTCGTGGCCGTAGGAGGCATCGCCGGGGGGGAATATGTCGTCAAACTGAACGGCGTAGCTGTTCATACCCCGAACGATCTGCGACAGGTTGTTGCGGCATACGGTACGCCGGCTCATCTCTCTCGCGTGGTTCAGCGCCGGAAGCAGCAGTGCTGCAAGGATCGCGATGACGGCGATCACCACGAGGAGCTCGATCAAAGTGAAGCCTCGATGTCGGGACATGGTTGTCTAGTCTCCGTTGTTCCAGGTCGTGGTTCAGGTAGTTTGTCTACGACTGCGTCACACACAGTAAACATACCACGCTGCAAGGTGGATGTGCGTCCAGAAAAGCGAGGGCTTGGTTCCAGGCTGATTCTGCGGATGAACCTGTTCGATCTAGCGTATCGCGCTCCAATGGGTGCCTTATCGTCCATGGACATCGCCTTGGCCGGCTCCCGATCCATATGGAAAACACGCCGCAAGGGCTGTATTGGCCGAGATCTGACGCTTCTGCTCGTCCCTGCGACTTTTGCCCAAACCGATGGCAATGACGGGTCGACCTGACGTGACAGCGGCTTAGCTTCGATCAAGTCCCGGTGCCAGAGACCGGGACTTCACGGCGCCTGTCTGCCCTCCTTGTGCTCGGTGGTTGGATGGTCCTGGCCGCACTCGAGGCAGGGAGGTGTGTCAAGGCGGCCGGC
This region includes:
- a CDS encoding cysteine--tRNA ligase; translation: MALRFFDTLTRTAREFEPIEPGKVGLYTCGPTVYNYAHLGNFRAYLFEDLLRRTLKYKGYAVTQVMNLTDVEDKTIRASREAGIPLGEYTKKYIDAFFEDLDTLNIERAEQYPRATEFVEAMVNIIKGLEEKGFAYRTDDGSVYFSIARFPGYGELAHINLDELRAGARVAQDEYDKETAADFALWKGWDPDDGDVKWDSPWGPGRPGWHIECSAMAMHYLGPHFDIHTGGVDNIFPHHQNEIAQSESYSGEKFVNYWLHNEHLIVEGRKMAKSFGNFFTLRDLLDKGYTGRQIRWLLLTTHYRARLNFTFDGLDSAKASLERIDDCLLKLEETAAKRGGEENGLVRPLVEKTRQQFGDGLDDDLNIAVSVAALFDFVRDVNKLLADSPVSAGEAQEAVAFLDEIDAVLGVIRFGKEAEIPAEITKLVEERQAARKARDFARADAIRDAITARGYTVEDVPGGYRIKKG
- a CDS encoding prepilin-type N-terminal cleavage/methylation domain-containing protein, whose amino-acid sequence is MSRHRGFTLIELLVVIAVIAILAALLLPALNHAREMSRRTVCRNNLSQIVRGMNSYAVQFDDIFPPGDASYGHDIFSRGYGNMRRKLLTTTPSDKYDWVTNHGYLMLDGTIPVPRSEDNSYFCPSMRPETSGDGWFAYSKIVNPLSMEGWHDGSNNYCVNASYDYRDSYDDPVPSSHSWCDGIGASAASWNDKAMISDIFAHDFGQYCHKTMYNVGYGDGSVLAYTDVKRELEKKAGDVGCNEGASFAMYLDPFYAEQQK